The genomic region TTGTGGAAGGGCGTTACAGGTACAGGGACCAGCAGGTGCACAGGCTTGGATGGATCAGAGTGAGGAGCAATCACACCTGGACTGTCAGCCTGAGCAGCTGGGCCTCTATTTTGAGGGTCATGGGAGCCAGGGAAGGTTCTGGACAGAAGAGGGACACATCTGAAGGTTTAAAAGTATTCCATAGACTGCTCAGGGGATTCTAGCTTTCTGGAGATGGGAGAGGTGAGGAGTAAAGTGAAGCACAATAAAATTGAGAGCTAGTCTCATTTGTTACCTGAAGACTGAGGTACAGTCAACCTCACAGGTCACTTTGTAGCAGGGGCAGAAATAGGGGATAGACCAGCGTCCTAGGGTTTTCTTCCTGGTTTCTTGCCTCTCAcagccttccctctccccacaggTTTCTATGAACTTGGAAACAATCATGGACCCTAAACAGGTGAGGGGAGCATGTCCATGCTGTCATCTAGCCCATCCTTACCCATGTGGTCTCCAGGATTGTGGTGTCATATAGAACACTTTCTTCCTACTCTCTGATTTCTTGGACCTGAGGACCTTGGACAAACCCCAAGCCCAAAGTCCTGAATCCAGCATAGGGTTTATGTAGAGGTGTGCTCATTTCTTGCAACATTGGAATAAAGTTGGAAGGTTCTAGGTTCATGAGCCAGCATGTTCAAATAGTTGACTTGAGACGGAGAGGGAAGTTTCCAAGAAACTGCAGGACTCTATCATGTCTGGTAAGAACCAAGGGCAGGGAGACAGAGTTGAGCCTGAAACAGCTGGCAGAAGAGGTTTGCCTCTATTCTACAGGTGGTAGGAAGTGTGGAGGAGAGAATGGAAGTGATCTGACCTAGGTTTTAACAGCCACCTTCTAGATGCCAGATGGAAAACTAACTGGGTGTGATAAGGTTATGGTGAGTTATGGTGGAGGCAAGGAAACAAAAGAGGCTATTACATTAATTCCAAGTGAGTGGGAGTAATGCATTGGCCATTACTGTATAGATTGGAGAAGTAACTATATAGATTGGAGAAGTGATTGGATTGGAATTTCTGATTCGAGAAAAGCAGGTAACTCAAAGATCTTTGGCCTTATCAACTAGAAGTGTAGAAACTCCATAATCTGAGGTGGACAGATCAGTGTTAGAAGTATCATTCAAGGGAGATATCAAGAGTTTATTTGTGGCCATGTGAAGAGTCTGATATGTTCCAGAGAACACTGAGTGGAGGTATCAAGTGTCCTGCTGTGCACAAAGGACTAGAATTCTAAAAATGAGTTCAGGATGGTGATATCCAAAACATAGAAGATGTTGTGTAGATTGAGGTTTTGGAAGGAGAATCTTCACCTCACAGTGGTAGTGCAATTAGTGAGGTAGGAAGGTAATGATGGAAACCATCAACAGGGTAGAGGACCAGAGTTGGGACACTGGTGTGATCCAAATAATGATATACATGTGTACAGGAATGTGGACGTACAACCCCTGGGCCTTATTACCCAGCTTAAGGGACAAAGGTGAGCAGAACTTTTGTTGTCTGGTCAGCATGATTTTAGCAACCAGTGGAGTAAGGGCAGAAGGGTGGAGCCCTATATGCCAAGCTCAGAGCTTAAATAATGCCTTTTTGCCCATATGCCTATCATTTCTGTTGATAGGCATAATGATTAATAGGGCCATTAGGAGAGAGCTAATACCAGTGGCACCTAGTCTCGGTATTTCTTATGAGTTGAAGAGTTAGGTAGGAAGGTGTGCATGAGGTACATATGTGGGGACATGGATGGGATTATTAGGAGAGAGGCTGCTCATGGATTTGACTCTCTCCATTGTGGCAGGGACAGGTGAACTTTGAGGATGTGTACGTGTACTTCTCCCAGGAGGAATGGGAACTCCTTGATGAGACTCAGAGGATCCTGTACTGTGatgtgatgctggagaacttTGCACTTATGGCCTCATTGGGTAAGGCCATCATACCCCACCCAGTGTCCTGGACTgggtttttctctttccctttttctcagGGCAGCCATATCCTTCCTACAACAGAGCCATGGTCACTACCAACTTCCATAGTTCCCCTGAAATAGATGTTGTGGATGCTGGGCCTAGGATGTATGCACTTCTGCCTCCTGCTGTCCCAAAAGCTTGCAGGAATGGATAAAGGAGTCTAGTGTTCTGGCCCTGCATTCAGCCCAGTGGGTCAtatccttcttttcctctccttgacAGGATGCCTCTGTCTATATCCATGAAACTCTGAGCCCCAGATTCTGCTTCCTTTCTTTAGCCCTTATTTCCTGTGGCTGACCTATCCCCCTGACTTCCAGTGACCATATGTCACTTGTTGACACTACTGTGAGGTTATTTTTATGATACTTAATTTTTGTCTCTGTAAGATGGGTCACATAGACCAGTCTTGGCTATTTACTTGTCCTGTCTTCCCTTTAGGACATACATCTTCCATGTTCCATGTAGTTGATTCATTGGAGCTGGGCATTAAGCCGTGGGTACCTGACTGGATGGAGATGTCTCAAGCCATTTCCAGGGAGACTTTATGTGGGTGTGGTCCTCATGAGAGGAAGCAAAGGGTGTCAGGGATGAGTTCAAATCATTCCATAACCTCTGTGCCCACAGTTGTTTTAGTACCAGCGTCACTGACCACACTTCATTTCTGTctacttttccatttacacaatTATCTTTTGTGCTCTGACCTTTGGCCTCTGGTATTCTGTGTCTTTACCTCCACATTTCAGCTGTTTCTCTCCATTGCTCCTTTTCTACCATTGCCCTATACACAATGTATTGTCATATGTGTGCATACCCCAGGCAATCCTTAAACACTAACTACACAGTAGCAATTTGATTTTCTTGAGCACAAACAAGTCCCAATCTCCCAAGAGCAGCCTCCTCTTATCTATGATCTTAGTTGTGTTAGGCACATGTTGGTAATGAGGCTGCCCCCTCCCACCTGACTAGCATTTCTCTGCTTTCAGGTTGTTGTCATGGAGTGGAGGATGAAGAAACACTTTGTATGAACAGCATTTCTGTAGATGTGTCAGAGATCAGGCCTGCAAAGGGAGGCCCCTCTACCCAAAAGGCCCACCCTTGTGGCCCAATCTTAAAAGACATTTTACACTTGGCTGAGCCCCAGGAAACTCATCCTGGGCAGAAACCATACATGTATACAGCATGTGGGAAGCAGCTGTGGATCAGTATAAACTTTCACCAGCCCCAGAAGCAGCACAATGAAGAGAAACCTTTTAGAGGAGATGAGGGCAGGATGTTTCTTATGAACGGCTGTCCTGTCCAACCCTCAGAGATGCCTTTTGCAACAGAGGAGAATTGTAAGGACTTCATGAGTAGCTCGACCATTTTTCAGCATCATTTGCCTCACTGTGAGTGGGATACACATGGTAGCACTAAGCATGAAGAGGCCTTTCACAGTGGACAAAAACATTACAAGTGCAGTgagtgtgggaaggccttcagTCGCAAAGACTCACTTGTTCAGCACCAGAGagtccacactggagaaaggccttatgagtgcagtgaatgtgggaaatcctttaGCCGCAAACCCATACTTGCTCAACAccagagaattcatactggagaaaTGCCTTATGAATGCGGCATATGTGGGAAGGTTTTTAATCACAGCTCCAACCTTATTGTACACCAGAGAGTACACACTGGAGCAAGGCCTTATAAATGCAGTGAGTGTGGGAAAGCCTATAGCCACAAATCTACACTTATTCAGCATGAGAGTGTACActctggagaaaggccttatgagtgcAGTGAATGTGGGAAATACTTTGGTCACAAATACAGACTTATTAAACATTGGAGTGTTCACACTGGAGCAAAGCCTTATGAGTGCATATTGTGTGGGAAGTTCTTTAGTCAAAGCTCTGATCTTATTGCACACCAAAGAGTTCATAATGGAGAGAAACCATTTATATGTAGTGTATGTGGAAAAGCTTTTAGCCACAAACACGTACTTGTTCAGCACCacagaattcacactggagaaaggccttataaGTGCAGTgaatgtgggaaggccttcagGCAAAGGGCTTCCCTCATCCGGCATTGGAaagttcacactggagaaaggccttagGTTATCAGGGACTGTGGCATCTCCTTGTTTACCATAACAATTAACTCTAGAGAAAAACAATATTTTGTGTGTAGCTATCAGCCAGAAGTTGGACCTCAAACATCCACCATGGGAAAATTCTGACTGCCAGCTATGTGGAATGTGGGAGCTGTGATGCATTTTCTAATCTGCCCAGGACTCTTGCTAGAATTGTGTCAGTGGCAGTGCCCCTGACAAGCCTCCTTTCTTTGCACTGGCAGAACTCTGCATTGTGCACCCCAGTGTGCCTTGAAAGGCACACCTCCATACTCCTGTCTTTCTtggagggaatcattcgtagccTGAGCCCCTTGAGAACTCTTGAGAACTCTCACATTCCCCCCTCCACCCCAGGCTCATTTAACTGGACATGACCCAGTTTCGCCAGGAGGACTCAGCTGGCTGCTTGCCCAGCTTCCATTCTGTGTGGACATTTTTGATCTCATGATGGACTTGTCCAGCTCAGAAACACCTAAGCTGAAGTTGCTATCTCATATTCTGGTTTTGCAGCAAATGACTTGTTTTTTAGACTACCTTTAATCCTTGGGTTTCTGTTCATTTTATGGATTGTGAACAGAAGCCAGCTCTGCCAGCACAAACAGATAAACAGTTTTTGTAAGAGCTGTAATTGTGCATGTCTTGAAGATACTAGTGGGATTGCAAAGCATTGCTCTCTTTCAAGCATTATCATAACTTGCACTGATGCTTTCACCTCTCCTAGGAAATAATACAGATCTTGGTGGCCTCCATCTTGTCCATATGCCAAAATAGGTTGTGTGACCAAGGTCACCCTGGGCAGTGGGAGTTTGTTGTGCCAATCTGTAGTGTGTTCAGGAGCAACTTAAATTCGGTCTCTGTTCCCAGAGGATATTTCATATTCTCCAGCTGTTTGAGGAGATCTTGATCCCCTGGCACCTGAAGTCTGTCATTTGGTAGGCTGATATCACTGGTGTCCTTTAAAACGGCAAGCTATGAATCATAACTGATACAAGGCTGCTGATTAATAGGAACTTGGGAGACTGCATCAGACCATAAGGAACATGACCCTTCCAAAAATGCATCCACAGTAACCAGGCCCAGTGATGTGCGCCTGCAGTCCCAggtactggagaggctgaggcggACTAAGCcaagcaacatagcaagaccccatctcaaaaaataaaagtgtatttaaaaagtatatcCACATATTTTTTCATCACTGTGGCTTTGCTATGAGGGTTTGTAGAAATTCACTGGAACCCCATACTTGTGTCTCTCACGACTAAGTTTGGTGTCTGGtgtcaatttaaatattttctgcaacAAACTACACACACTTGTACCATTTCATGAGTTTTGATACACCTTTGCATCTGTGAAGTCAAAAGTTTCCTGATTCCCTTTGTAATCTCTTCTGCCTCCTAACCCCAGGCAACCCCTGATCTTCTGTTATGGTAGGTTTGTTTACATTTTCTACAATTTTATTGGAATAATACAACATTTACTCATGTGGATCTggtttgtgtatatttttttctgattcatcCATATTGTACTGTGTGTCAGTAGTTCATTAGTACTTCTACTGAGGATGTTCCATCATGAAGAAATAGTTCCAAAGCATGTGCTCTGGAGAGAACTTACATACGAACCACTCTGCAGGTCAGAGGGGAACCACAGCATGAGTGTCCATTGTGTGTGCCAAGGCCACACAGACTGGGGCACTGATAATACTGCATTTATGGGTCATTTGCTTCTAGTTAGCAGCATATAGCACTGTGCTTCACAAATCCAAACACCATACCACCTTAGGAGGTTTAACTGAAAGAGTGCTCATGTTTGACACAGTCCTTGTCAAACAAGTCTATGGACCTTGTCTCGTGCCCTATCCATCTAATTATATAAGAGTTGATGAAGCCCAACAAGGAGGGGATCATTTATTGGGGTCAATAAATGATAGAGGCAACAAAGGGTACACAAAAACCCCCTCTTGAAAGCACAcataagaacacaaataacacCATTACCCGGTAAGTTCTTTCAGACCCTAGAAGGTCTGTTGCACAGAATATGGATGGAGTCCATGGACCTCATGGTGAACAAACAGGTCTCACTACCCTCGACTAGGAATTATTCCTCATTGAGTTGCCATCCTCACAC from Castor canadensis chromosome 16, mCasCan1.hap1v2, whole genome shotgun sequence harbors:
- the Znf772 gene encoding zinc finger protein 772 isoform X2; translated protein: MAAITLKEPTQVSMNLETIMDPKQGQVNFEDVYVYFSQEEWELLDETQRILYCDVMLENFALMASLGHTSSMFHVVDSLELGIKPWVPDWMEMSQAISRETLCGCGCCHGVEDEETLCMNSISVDVSEIRPAKGGPSTQKAHPCGPILKDILHLAEPQETHPGQKPYMYTACGKQLWISINFHQPQKQHNEEKPFRGDEGRMFLMNGCPVQPSEMPFATEENCKDFMSSSTIFQHHLPHCEWDTHGSTKHEEAFHSGQKHYKCSECGKAFSRKDSLVQHQRVHTGERPYECSECGKSFSRKPILAQHQRIHTGEMPYECGICGKVFNHSSNLIVHQRVHTGARPYKCSECGKAYSHKSTLIQHESVHSGERPYECSECGKYFGHKYRLIKHWSVHTGAKPYECILCGKFFSQSSDLIAHQRVHNGEKPFICSVCGKAFSHKHVLVQHHRIHTGERPYKCSECGKAFRQRASLIRHWKVHTGERP
- the Znf772 gene encoding zinc finger protein 772 isoform X1 gives rise to the protein MAAITLKEPTQVSMNLETIMDPKQGQVNFEDVYVYFSQEEWELLDETQRILYCDVMLENFALMASLGCCHGVEDEETLCMNSISVDVSEIRPAKGGPSTQKAHPCGPILKDILHLAEPQETHPGQKPYMYTACGKQLWISINFHQPQKQHNEEKPFRGDEGRMFLMNGCPVQPSEMPFATEENCKDFMSSSTIFQHHLPHCEWDTHGSTKHEEAFHSGQKHYKCSECGKAFSRKDSLVQHQRVHTGERPYECSECGKSFSRKPILAQHQRIHTGEMPYECGICGKVFNHSSNLIVHQRVHTGARPYKCSECGKAYSHKSTLIQHESVHSGERPYECSECGKYFGHKYRLIKHWSVHTGAKPYECILCGKFFSQSSDLIAHQRVHNGEKPFICSVCGKAFSHKHVLVQHHRIHTGERPYKCSECGKAFRQRASLIRHWKVHTGERP